The sequence below is a genomic window from Tubulanus polymorphus chromosome 1, tnTubPoly1.2, whole genome shotgun sequence.
TCAAATGGAAGAGGTCTCAAGCACCTTCTGTTTAGAACGAGTTTTTAAAGAAATCAAGTAGTCGAAAGGGCCCTGCTGACTTGTCCGCATCATACTTATCTCAGTAACATGCTGCCCAAAAATAGTGGCGTTCGCCGCAGCAATAAAACAGATCCTGTCAAACTTCGGCGCTTCCGATGCACTTCCCTgttgatataggcctatatgaatCCAACCATCTGGGATTATAGGATAAAGCATTATTAAGACCGacggaaaaaaataaacaggAAAAGCAGGGAGAAAAGGTgctttcatttctatttttcacccTCGCCGCATTCAGAGACAGATTGTCCCCGGCGCAGCGAGGAATCTTCCACACGCAGCGTCGACGATATTGTCCCCGGCAATCCGTCGTGAAATTCGACACCATTCGGCCGCGTTGCGTGATCCGGAACGATCAGTGAAAATGACGCCTGAATGAAACGGCCGCTATTGTGGCGCTGGCGAATTCCGTTGTTGACTGTCCCTTTTATCGCAGAATCCATTGACAAGATTCGTAATTTCCACATAAACGCGCCGTAATTATCGTACGCGCTAAAAATATGATTTGCGCCGCGTTTTTGACAGCTGTACTTGAAAAGAAACTGCCTGTCAAAACAACGATTAGATACGTTACCGTACTCGGATTACGAAGTGCACTAGGGAGGCAAAAATGTGTCGTCGCCATCTCTTTATTTCTTGCAGGAAACCGTGAAAATTCATATTAATTAAAGGAACCGCAATAGAACCATAGTGGCGTTCGGTCTACAGATGAAGCAAGCGGCATTCCAGGCCTAACTATGGGCACCTTTTCTCGAAAGAATGAAAAGAGtcttaatttttgtttttaaagctATTTCAATGCATCAATTCGATGTTGTTCAATGCGAATTTCACAATCACAGACCACAATTCACTATTTTAAATAAACTTTTCAGATCGATTCATTTGTTGTCGGATTTTTACTCATCGTTTTATCACGGATATGGTGATCCTCAACTGATTTACAATCACAGAGATTATAAAGATCACTTCCCTTATCAATTTTACATAGCCAgtaatcaaaatgaattaacaaatttttttaGACTTGAAATTAGTCGACTATTCTGAGCAGAGGTCTGTCAGAATAACGGGTCCGCATTGCAATAAATACATCTTCACGATCTACTCTTTATAAATTACTCAAATATGAAcaatgaaatgaatcaaaaattCGCCCATTCATGTCGGTTCCTTGCAACCAACACATGGAAACAAAACTGATCAATGCGCATAACGCGCATCTTTTCGCAAACTGCAAATCGTGTAGACGAACAAAATAGGGTGTCAACTCTGAAAAGAGGAAATGCTACTACCATCTGCTAAGAGCGTGGCCCGCGTTCACTTGATTGAAACTAAAAACAGCAGGAGGGATAAAACGGGGCATGATTTGAGACCTTACAAAAATATATGGATATCGTGCGGAATTTTTTTgtccttttttttcattatccaATTAGAACGATGTCGGGGCAACCGTTTAGGGAAAAATAACGTACCGGTCCTGAAAACAGGATCATGAGATGGGTGGTATAGTTCACGATATATTGTCGGCGTTTATTAATATGATCCCACCCATCTTATTATGTAATTGGCCCGCTGCGTAGCCTGCGGATATTGTAAGTAATTTTCTACTATGATCAAactgaaataatgaatcgCTTTTCATTCGTAAGATTCATTGTATCGTCGGAACAATAAATACGGCCTGCCGTGGGTATCGGGtccggtttttttttcattttgttaagAGAAAAACCTTGGGTACCATCGTCGGAGGTTTTTCAGACAATCGTATGTTTGGATAATATTATTGTTAGATTTGCAACACGTTTTGCGTCTGTTATATCATTGCGCACACGGCATTGTCAGCGTACGCACAATACTACTGTTGAAAAGGCTTGTTAAAACTAAGTACGATTCATAGATtgtcacaacatattatttccaGGACACATGATATTGTGCATTTCACTAACAACTGAATTCAAAACCGAAGTTTTCACATCtcattcatttgttgtttttttttttttactgtttctattatttcacCCATTTCAATACGTGTAGGACCTAAATGTCTCTGTAATCAGAcaatcaatttgaaaattcttaggcctatcaaatttaatttttacacAGTTCATTAACCCTTTTTCCTCCTTATCAAGCCATCAACCTCATAGATTGGGTATGGTAGTTatctttttacaataaaagaGCAAACTTTTCTTGAATAGTCTCTTTGGTCTTTGATGATCACACAGATGCGCCATCTTCTAGTAATCAGAGAGACTACTTCAACAAATGTGTGACTGTCAGTAGCGGCAGATGAAGaagagctacaattttgcaagcCTGGGTTCTAATGTAATAGGAAATACCATTGTAGTTGTTTCAGTCAGTGCTGTGGACGTTTTTTCTAAGGCCTCTAGATAATGAAAGATTGCAATCTCATCAACCCGAGTAAGAAGGTTCCAATTATCAAATCCAGGCGGTCTTACAAGTCCTGTCAATGAATCGCGAAAGATTTTCAAATGCTGATTTAGATGGTTGTCTGACGAGTAGttaatttttcattgtcagGATAGGGAAaggctataggcctatttgtACGACACTAGAGCCAACATTTGGCGACACTAGAGCCAACATGTTGACAACTGAATTGTTTAAACTGCTTAAGTCTTGGTCTTCTTGGTTTTCAAAAAAGTGTTAAGGGTAGAAAATATCCCAGCTAACGCAGCTTTTCCTTTCGATGAATTGTTTCTGATCAACTGTGACAGACCTACTCCCTGACCCTGtgcctctcactctctctctctattttGATTCTTCATTCATCGACATCAACATCAATCCTGCTAAAAATGAATACGTGACAACTCCCAGTCATGACACAATcgtaaaaaacattttgatcaCTGAATCATTCTTAATCTTGAATAATCATCAACTTTACGTCCTTAcctcaattgaattgaatagtgCGCCATGTGTACCATACCATACTACCAAATATTTTACGTGCAGTATGAGTCGTCGACCTTGAAACCATGTAACAGAAACCTGAATTACCTCACGTTCCAGTGACTGTTTTTTCCCGATTTGCGGACCCGTTATTCGGTCTTTATCTTAGCTCTGGGCAACTGAACTACTATTCTTGGATCGAATCTTCTACTCGACCCGAAATAGATTAATCCAGGGCACATTTTCACAGTCGTCTGTGCACCTCTGATTTGACAGGAGATTTAAtaatatgaaatctatccatCATGTAAATGAAAAATGGGACACATGAACTATCTTGAAATTGTGTACAACAAAGTGAAAAAGTGTAATTCAATAACTGAGATATCACCCGAAAAATTGTTATAAGGCTACGGTACAAAATTGaacgattctgttcaaatttctTCAGGATGCTTTTCAATCGTGTCGAAGTCACGCTTTCCACGAGGGAGTCCTAAAAAGCCTAACTTCATACGAGAATCCCTTTCCGATATCGATATGCAAGCAAAGCAAGAACCATTGTGATTGCATTCACTGCTAGGGTGGATTCGAGGTCAAGGCAATGCCTCCTACGTAGCTAGAAtctaatatttttgaattacagttacaaaaaataacatCTTATTTGATTATCTATGTCCAACAAAGAAAATTTATGggataccccccccccccccatattGGCTCACACCTTCAGATTCCCGCGATTTCGGAATGGTGACGATAATCACTGACCACGAATAAGGTTTCTAGTAGCAAATTTGATAACCGAATAGTTGTAGTTAATATTGCAATATCGACACCTTCAAATCGTATTAAATAGGCTTCATCTAATATTCAGAGATTGAGTAATtgcatttgtatatatattagCAATATATCTACTCTCTACTCTATCAGAATCCAAGGCAATCACCGATGAGAAATATCCCGTTCCAGATGGAAACAGATCCGTAGTCCTCGTCGAGATTCATAACTAAAAACTTTTAGTCTGATGAATCCGGGATTGAATTTTTTAAGGGTTTGAGATAAATGAGGATGAATATGACTTCGAAAGCCGGTATCGTTGTCGAGAACACGTTTCCATCGGCTGGGTTATTGGTGACTTTGGTTTACGTCCTGGGACTATATGAACTTATAGTTTATCTATGGAGCTCGTGGGATAAATTGCCTGCCCTGCTAGGCACGGATACGCGTCCGATGAAGAAGAGGAAAACGTACGAAATTCTTTCACCCGAACGGTAAGAACAGCGTTGTTTACATTCTGGAACGAGTTAAAAGCAACTTcgagtttttgaaatatttcattcacgATGACGGATCGACCGATGTATTCTCAATGTAGAAGATGAACAATCCCAGAATTGATAATGTACTTTTACATGTACATTTATATTAATAGTCTTACAAGAATAAATAGGTTTCGAGATTAATCTTACATCAACAGTTCTAATAATGGGATTTAGGTTTATCTTGAAACCGTTAGACTAATCgaatataaagatatagttCATTAATGTTTACTGAGAGCGAAATGTAACTTAAAAAACTTAGAACTGGTCATTATCCGTTGCTTGGTTTACTATTAGATTCTTTATTACGACTTTATTTATATGCTCGGACCTTTCGTCTAATCATGAAATCCTTGTTCGAgttatttacaataaagaAACCACAAGATTAAGATTTCTCGGTCGAATTCAAATTGGTTTCTAGTTACAAGTTAGCAGTTTGGAAATAGTGTAATGTTTCATATATAAGAAATCGAGACGCGTAAATTAATTCGATTCTACGGACACAAGATATCGATCAGTCGCGCTGTGATCAAACtcgaaatgttattacagtcGATCATCTTATGTGTGAAGTGTACAGGATTGAAGGTGATTCTCGAAGTTATTAAGTGATACATTACTGAAGGCAATATTGCCTTTGGAATTACTATCGAATATATCGCCACTTGAATGCGAAAACACCTCCGCAGGTAAATGAAGGCTTGTAGGGTGCAGGCACTTTCCAGGATCCATATATAGACCATTTGGGAACGTATCCAACGGGGTTTTAGCATTAAATATGTATGAGGTATCAACGAAGGATCTTGGTCTTATACTTTTACGTAAACACGTCACTTCTTCACTGTCACTACTTCTTTAATCGTTTAAGTGATTTCGGTAATACCTCATCCTGCATGGGCGTCATGATAGAAATAAATCACAATATTTACATAATGTATAAAATCGGCTGAGGATAGCCGAAATGGGAGGGGAGGGCAGTGTTACGTAAATACGACATCAAGCACGATCTATGTAGTTCCTCCAGTTTGCCTCTCTTCCAGTTATCGCGCTGATCAATGTTCTGAACAAGGTCTTACAGGAGAgagtttgaaatgttctgttttttttatcaattcagTAAACATGTTATACGTTTTTAAATGAATCACTATTAGGTTTTCCTCAAGTGTGACGGATTTTCGTCcagtataaaatgaatattttacattGGAGGCTATTTGAATGAATCCCTTGAAAGAATTCGCATCTCAGTTACCATTTTTTCTCTCttattctattttgatttttttatttcagattgCGCATGCATTATCACGGTCGAAGAAGATCGTCGCAAATCAATCTCGATCAAGTTTggagaaaaatcaaaatggccACAGACAATAATCGTTACAGGCGTCGCTATACAATCGTGCCATTTTCAAATCGGTCGTCGGTATTCAAGTGAACAGATAACCCTCCTGGTGAATTTTACCATTCGTTTCCACAAACTTTTCCAACCCACAATTTAAAAACACAAAACAACTGAGAAGATGTGTTGCATCCCGTAAAAACCCCCATGACTGGTCCAATTTTCCACTTCGCTTCAAAAAATGcaatttttgatagaaaatgaaacttccaGCTGTTTAGGTACCACCATTACGGAAATTCTCGTTGAAGTGTTGTACAGATGTGAAGTCGTTCAGTAAAATACCCCCCTAACGGTATACACATGCATTTAACGAATTAAAATCATCCAGGTTTTACTGTCGTAATATGTTTGTTGTCTTCATGTTTTGCTTCGGAAGTTTTCTGTCGATCTTGTCGAGAAAATCTAcgtaattttgcaaaaaaatgatcttgttcattttcttCTCGATACGTAGTAAACCAACTTTAATGTGAAGCAACTTCATTTCCTAATTTCCGAGTAAAAGGATTGATTTCATGGTTACAAAAAACATCGCTTTCAGTTGAATTCGAAAACGACGCCTCGAAGCGCagtaaataaagaaattagtAGATGCTACTGACATTCTAATCAATCTCTGAACAGTATTGATGTATAGGTATAGATATCCTTTAccaattctaccatttatggTTAGAATTAAATTATTTATGGATGCCCGGAggtaaaatgattttttaacaACAAACAGAGATGAGATGAGAACTAACGTGACTGTCAAACTACGGTCGTTACTATGGTGGTTTGTAGACATGATTTTTCTAACTGCGCTCGCAGACTTCAAAGTGAAAATCAATCGAATGGTAATGATTATTACTATCGAGATTGGCATAAAGGTAACTATCGGGGCACGAATGAACACCTCGTAGTATCTGAAATAATTGTTCTCGCAAGCGCAGTCAATTTCTGCGTCCATCTCTCGTGTCCGGTACATAGATTTATGGAACGTCGAGCAGTATACTTGAAAACATTCTTTATTTCTTCACATGTACAGATTAACATTACTAAAATATTGTAGATATAACCTCTCTTCGCGGTTATAAGCCGGACTGATTTCAGAGGCCAAACAGACAACGATATATCTGTCTATAGCTATTATGAATGTTATAAGATCTCCGACGTTTGAaaacaatatttgaaaatttctagtATACGAATACAGACGTTTTATATCGTGGTTCAATTTAAGCGTCATGTCCAGTAATAAAGTTCTACTATACAACTCATAATGAAAATCTATTGTAATATACGACATGCAAGTCAGCAACAGCCAAACATCTCAGATAAAATATACTTGTGTTCGGTATATGGTCATTGCCCGGTGCAAGGGCTCCTTGAGGGTCTAATTGACACCCAAAGACCCcacaatatcaaaaataatgtttagaTATTGAtaagtaaaatacaaaacggTCAAAGTCTCTGAAACCTTCAGAAAAGATAGAACTTTTCGAGAGCTACAGTCCAGTATATAGTTGTTGCCCGGTGCAAGGGCGCCTTGGGGGTCTAATTCACGCCCAAATccccaaaatatcaataataatgtttagaaataaataagtaaaatacaaaacggTCAAAGTCTCTGAAACTTTCAGAGAAGATAGACCTAAACAAGAGCTACAGCCCAGTATATAGTTGTTGCCCGGTGCAAGGGCTCCTTGGGGGGTCTAATTAACGCCCAAAGAccccaaaatatcaataatattgttTGGAAATtaataagtaaaatacaaaacggTCAAAGTCTCTGAAACTTTCGGAGAAGATAGAACTATTCGAGAGCTACAGTCCAGTATATAGTTGTTGCCCGGTGCAAGGGCTCCTTGGGGGTCTAATTGACGCCCAAAGACccccaaaatatcaataataatgtttagaaataaataagtGAAATACAAAACGGTCAAAGTCCATGAAACTTTCAAAGATAGAACTATTCCCGGCCTACAGTCCAGTATATGGTCATTGCCCGGTGCAAGGGCTACTTGAGGGTCAAATTGACGCCCAAAGaccccaaaatatcaaaaattatgtttagaaattaataagtaaaatacaaaacggTCAAAGTCTCTGAAACTTTCAGAAAAGATAGAACTTTTCAAGAGCTACAGTCCAGTATATATTTGTTGCCCGGTGCAAGGGCTCCTCGTCGGTCTAATTAAAGTTTTTTGCGCACTTCCGGTTCAATTAGCGCATGTtgccgatgacgtcataatCTCGAGCAGACGATAAGCTTTCATATGACGCTAGGATGGAAATTTTTGAGCTAGGTAAAGTGGTCAAATTTacgtttttctaaatgattacgTCATATGAAGCCCAAAAACTCCGGGAAAACTCTCAAAACTACTACAGcatgaaacaagtttattaatcatgatttttgtttaaaaaaaatttgggaactagttttaaaaactattataaagTTTTCAAGTAAACGTTGCCATGGGTacacataaaaacattcgCCATTTCTGGCGTATTTCGCCGTTTTTGGCGTAGttagttttataatcataAACTATTAAGCCATTATTGGCAGTCCCCTTGTTATATATGAGGATTCCCCCACCCACTTAGACGTTTCCCCTAGTGTCTACGCGGTACTTTTTTcggaataaaataattaatttgctgAGGTGAACGGATGTGTAAATATAAtatgttaaaaataaaaataaaatcattattattataattatcattctcataagacaaatcaatcatggatgtataaactagtgTATCAAAAATCTAGTTTTAAGTTTTGCCCATGGTCTTATCTTGCCTAATAAAGCATAGAATGGTTGAGGGATATATTGGACTGCATATGATGTTGGTTAATTGAAGGTAATTAACATCTTCGATGCCTCCAAGCTAATTGATGGATTCTTGTGATGGATagtgattgaatgaattggtgGCCGATGACGTTACAACTCAAAATCGATACAGCTGTATCTAgactcatttcaaaatacaacaaacattttcgaaacaatttgggatacatgtatgtatatatttatttcatagaatacaggtatacagaaagaacagaattcaaatacatttgccATCGGAAACCcatacatttatatttaattctttcttgAAGCCTGGAACGGATCAATGAGATTAATTTTTCGgcgcaaatatacaaatgtatgccAGCAGAAaagcgatgatgtcataatagGGACTCCCATCGAACTAAGCATTATAAATAGCACCTGTAAAACTATCTAAGCTAAAAACGCCGTTTCTGGCgatgtagttttaaaaactgtaaCAGCTGAAAACGGCGGAAATGGCGTTTTTTAAGAACAAgccaaaaatggcagaaaaaGCCGATTTCGGCTAAATTGGCAGAAGCAGTTTAAAACTGAGTAATCCATAAATGGCTGATTCTGCCGTTATTggcggaaaacgccgaaattggcagaataagccgtttttggaaagtgttcctgactgttgaagcgagacctcacactcgcgccattttgcagagcttctcgagacctgtggtggtgacaggtctgcattattaaactgatgaaatgaaggaaaactttaattttttggTCTCATTATAGTAATGAGTATAATATCAATTGCTTACCATAGATAGAttaaatcttaagttactataaaacaataattatgaagccaGACCCCTGCTCACatggcagctcgcgccattttgcagaatTTCTCgcgacctgtggtgacaggtctgcattaaaactgatataaatagaaaaaaaaacttcttgCTTTAAATTTTGCTTTAAATTGATgagttgatttaaaatcagtctCAATAAAATCAGTCTCTATATTGCATTCGGCtcttttacatgtacatcataaaaacaatgaatataaatagtgAGACTTCAGGACAGTGAGGAGTGATGCCGCCGAACTGTGATAGTGAGCAGATATTTTTCAGTGTCTTATTGCGgaaacgaaatatcaagacCTCGATTCAGCTATCGAAAATATTCTCTTctacattaattaattcatatgcCTGAAACTTATTTTTTCAATACAGAAATAAGTCATTTTacacataaatattttcttcttataaatcaacctttcaaatgaattattagtcagaacattttccttatcgttattgttgaatcattttcgatatttacgacggatcagaatattcattcaactcaAAATGTGCTTCCATTCGTCTAGCACATGCCTAGATATTTCGCCGTTTCGTCAAATATTGTTGTGAGTTTGGATTTTTTCGGGACctgacaattcaatttaattaattctttattgttcCGTAACGTAgttaaacattataagattAAGTACAATAAAGACAGGGGAATGACTAGGGGATGACAGGTAAGACCTGTCAtaagacctgacatgacaggttctggaaactctgcagCCAGACATCATTCACATTTCCAAGGATGAGTCGAGAGGCCCGGGCTTGAAGTTGTTCGTTTTGGCCCTATATCAATAAATAGGCCTATGGCTATTGTACATAGGCCTAACACTACTATCTTCATTATCTGATCTAAGGGGGTAGACTAGTTTGATTATAGATCAGTTCTTTAATAGGCTAGATTGGAaaaattcaggccaaaaaatCATCACATGATTAAGTTCACATGATTtctgttcattcattcatcagtTGTGGTAATATGCCAGATCATAAAAAACAGCTATTTTATTAGCAGCCGCCTGCATAAGGCTATTTTGTTTTTGCAGCATGAAGTTCCACGATGATGGAAGAGTTGACAAGTCTGCTATAGGCCTACTGCTTTTATATGGTAAGTATGTGGTTTGATTTCATAAGCCTGGCAAAATATCCGATCAGATTAGATATTATAACAGGTGCGTTCTTATCAAAGCATTTGGAAGATGCTATGGAATAGAATATAATCCAAGATTTCATAACTCTAATTTTCTAAACATTTctccaaatttcaatttattttgagTTGGAGCCCACCCAAGTTGTGGATTCATGAAGTTCCTCAAAGAATTTTGGAAATTCCATTGAAATGCTTGTGAAATCATACTCAAAGTATTAAATCCATCTCACCATCCAACCAACTCGCTATCTTGTATTGTCCATATTTTCAGCCATGTGCATCAGCACAGTTGTTGGGATAAACCATGACATCCTCAAAGAAATCAAAGAACATACAGGTATGATCTACAATTCATTATGTACCATAGGCCTATCCGGTATCATCTCCGTCGAATCGAATCAAGTGTCCAAATACtattcatatatacatgtagctGGCCTGTGCATACTTTATTTAATAAAAACTCTTCTCAACCCTTTCCGTGCGTaaacaccgcagtgcggtgtatgaatcggtgatggattttgctagtacaccgcactgcggtgtattggtgtaattagtaattagattttatctctattgaaagatggcagcacctgtcaaacattgtgaaatactagtaacctACGATACATCGCGTCACGGTgaagacgcactatagtggtacgcccgttattcaacacactagggcggaatttttcaaaattttcaaattatctccagcactatagggtattgattagtcagcactgaaagggttaaccagGATCATGTACTCGGATTCTTCCATGTTTTATCCTCaacgatattatatatacatgcattgctaataaaaaatctaaatttcagAGGTTGCGAAACAAATTATTGATATGGCAGTTTACGGAAAATTGCAGAATCAATCTTACAACCGTTTGGCCTTGTTCACTGATACCTTCGGAAACCGAATAGCTGGATCTAAGAACCTAGAAAACTCTATAGGTACAACTATTGGCATTTATAACTGAAATTCAAGAAACCCCcattcaaccaaatttttgaAGGCTTTTCTCATTGAATGTCAACTTTCAGATTATATTTTGAGTAACCTGGCAAAAGAAGGGCTAGAAAACGTTCACGGCGAACCAGTTAAGGTAATGTCACATATCGTCGATAGAGTGGTATAATGGACTctaacttgaaactcagttgTACTggaactgatatttcactgagtttgATACCGTACATGTTTTTCAGGGAAATTGAACATCTTTGTCTTGAGTGGCTTCTCGCCTTTTACTTTTTGTTTACTGCATACCTTGAGCCTTCATCAAATATCTATGATTTAAGGGTTCAtcttcattgaaaaataatctccGTAAAATCAGTTTTACTGAAATCTGGGCTATACCCCTGTAAAATATACCTACTGCTgcataaaatcattgaatttcttaataaattaggttCCTCGGTGGGTGAGAGGAAATGAAAGCGCCTACCTGATCAGTCCAAGACTCCAAAAATTGCGGTTGTTAGGTCTCGGTGGCAGCGTCGGAACACCTCCATCGGGTATAACTGCTGAAGTCATCGTAGTACGCTCATTTGAAGAACTGCATCAAAAAGCTGCAGAGGTAGGTGACCATGTAACGTGGAACCTTGTTAATCTTGTGggcaaaagtgaaattgttGTATCAAACAGGCTTCGTAATATTCATCCAAAACTTTAAACAGAATTTTAATTAATGAGGTTCAACTGTATATTATCACAAAGATTTCCCGAATCTCACCGAGGTTTATCCACCTGATTATTATTGCACACattcaattttctattctAGGCAAAAGGTAAAATAGTGGTTTATAATCAACCATTTGTCAGTTACGgtaaaactgtaaaatatcGGGATTATGGCGCTGGTGAAGCATCCAAAGTTGGTGGATTGGCTGCGTTAGTTCGTAGTATTACTCCCTATAGTATATACAGCCCTCATACAGGCTGGAAAGTGAGTATGATATGACAAGTAAAACTTCGCAATGAGTCGCGAATGAAGTCAAATATAAGTTCCACAATCACAAAGctcaaacaaaataaaacatgaattCCATGGAAGTGATTCAGTTATATTGCTTATCCAAGTTTGTTCGATATTGTTTCTAGGATCATATGGATGGAGTGAAACCAGTTCCAACTGCTTGTATAACTATTGAAGATGCAGAAATGTTGAACCGTATGTACGATAGAGGTGCGT
It includes:
- the LOC141901188 gene encoding uncharacterized protein LOC141901188, with product MTSKAGIVVENTFPSAGLLVTLVYVLGLYELIVYLWSSWDKLPALLGTDTRPMKKRKTYEILSPERLRMHYHGRRRSSQINLDQVWRKIKMATDNNRYRRRYTIVPFSNRSSVFK
- the LOC141908104 gene encoding carboxypeptidase Q-like isoform X1; its protein translation is MKFHDDGRVDKSAIGLLLLYAMCISTVVGINHDILKEIKEHTEVAKQIIDMAVYGKLQNQSYNRLALFTDTFGNRIAGSKNLENSIDYILSNLAKEGLENVHGEPVKVPRWVRGNESAYLISPRLQKLRLLGLGGSVGTPPSGITAEVIVVRSFEELHQKAAEAKGKIVVYNQPFVSYGKTVKYRDYGAGEASKVGGLAALVRSITPYSIYSPHTGWKDHMDGVKPVPTACITIEDAEMLNRMYDRGTKLRIHLNMEAKNLPMTTSRNIVAEIVGREKPDEVVMFGGHIDSWDVGKGAMDDGGGAFISWQVLSLIKQLKLRPRRTLRMVMWTGEEVGVWGGQQYFNLHHQNISKYNLVMESDIGTFRPIGINFTGNAQAYEIMKNVMQLMSPIGATKISPGYTGEDALFWVKAGVPGLSLNNDNRKYFYYHHSDGDTMTVQNPHEMNLCSALWAVVAYTAADLTEMLPR
- the LOC141908104 gene encoding carboxypeptidase Q-like isoform X2 codes for the protein MKFHDDGRVDKSAIGLLLLYAMCISTVVGINHDILKEIKEHTEVAKQIIDMAVYGKLQNQSYNRLALFTDTFGNRIAGSKNLENSIDYILSNLAKEGLENVHGEPVKVPRWVRGNESAYLISPRLQKLRLLGLGGSVGTPPSGITAEVIVVRSFEELHQKAAEAKGKIVVYNQPFVSYGKTVKYRDYGAGEASKVGGLAALVRSITPYSIYSPHTGWKDHMDGVKPVPTACITIEDAEMLNRMYDRGTKLRIHLNMEAKNLPMTTSRNIVAEIVGREKPDEVVMFGGHIDSWDVGKGAMDDGGGAFISWQVLSLIKQLKLRPRRTLRMVMWTGEEPCICGGQEYFNRHKMNISKYNLVMESDLGTFRPIGINFTGNAQAYEIMKNVMQLMSPIGATKISPGYTGEDALFWVKAGVPGLSLNNDNRKYFYYHHSDGDTMTVQNPHEMNLCSALWAVVAYTAADLTEMLPR